From a single Deltaproteobacteria bacterium genomic region:
- a CDS encoding zinc ribbon domain-containing protein: MPIYEYCCRKCGRRFSVLTLRVSETPKPECSGCGSTSARRLLSRFALPKSEDARLESMADPSKLGGIDENDPKSVARWMRKMGKEMGDEFGGEDLDSVVDEMESGDGGDDESASGDGD, translated from the coding sequence ATGCCGATCTACGAATACTGCTGCCGCAAGTGCGGCAGGCGCTTCAGCGTATTGACCTTGCGCGTCAGCGAAACCCCCAAGCCCGAGTGCAGCGGCTGCGGCAGCACCAGTGCCCGGCGTCTGTTGTCACGCTTCGCCCTGCCCAAGTCGGAAGACGCCCGCCTGGAGTCGATGGCCGATCCGAGCAAGCTCGGCGGCATTGACGAGAACGACCCCAAGAGCGTCGCCCGCTGGATGCGCAAGATGGGCAAAGAGATGGGCGACGAGTTCGGCGGCGAGGATTTAGACTCCGTGGTGGACGAGATGGAGTCCGGCGACGGCGGCGACGACGAGTCAGCCAGCGGTGACGGCGATTAG